tggctgaataatattccattgaactGATATCTGTATCAcgtgttctttatccattccccaGTGGATGGACTTTGGGTTGTTTTCAATTCTTGTCTATTATGTACAACGCTACTCTAAATATTCacgtacaagtctttttgtgcaCATATGTTCCTAATTCTCTAGGGTATACACCCATGAATAGATACAGTAACTCCACGCTAAACTCTTTCAGGAAgcgccagactgttttccaaagcagctgcaccattttatatcccCACCCGCAAGGTAAcaaatgttccaatttctccacacccgtCTCGTTATTGTCCGTCCTCTGGCTTATAGCCATCCTAGCGGTGTGAAGCAGGATCTCACCGTGGTTCATCCATATCTTCCTGACGAGTAATGATGCTGATCATCCTTTCGTTTGCTTGTTGGCCATTCGCAGAGCTTCCTCGGGCAGGTGTCCATTCAGAGCCTtggctcatttaaaaaattggattttcttttgattattgagttgtaagtgttctttgtatattttaaatacaacacTCTTATGAAGTCATGATTTGCACTATTTCCGTCTgtagtcttttcacttttttgatggtgtcctttaaagcacagaaattttaaatttagatgaAGTCCaatgtttgaatttttcttttgtcacttctGTTTGAGGCGTCATAGCTAAGAAACTATTGTTTTATCCAAGGTCCtgaagatttactcctgtgtttccttctaaCAGTTTAAGCTCTTCTATTTAGGCCTATgatcattttgaatttttgtgtatatgGTGTTTgttaagggtccaacttcattctttggtGTATGGCTAACAGACACCCCAGTGCCGTTCCTGGAAGGACTTTTTCTCATTGAATTGTCTCGCCACCCTCTTCGAAAATCAGTTCAGCATAAATATAAGGGCGTACTTCTGGACTCTCTCTTCTATTCCACTGGTCTGTCgttcttcttctagttccttcCCATAATCCCCATCAGCACTTCCTCCAGAAACACACATTCTAAGTTTACACCAGTTACTGACAGACATTAAGAGAAGTTCCCCAGCCTCCGGGTCCACCTCCTTGCAGCCAAAATGCTGCCCCAAAGCAGAATTCTGAGGATGCCACTCACTGGACTTTAAGTTCCAAACCATtagtctggggccggccccgtggcccagtggttaagttcgtgtgctccgctttggcggcccagggtttcgccggttcggatcctgggcacggacttggcgctgctcatcaggccatgctgaagtggcgtcccacatgccacaactagaaggacccacaactgaaaatagaaaactatgtactggggtgatttgaggagaaaaagcagaaaaaagaaaaaaaaagattggcaacagttgttagctcaagtgccaatctttaaaaaaaaaaaacctgttagccTGCCAAGCCCAGTACTGTACTCGGCAGTTTGTAGGTTAAATGGTTAAAGGATGCGTGGATACGTGGATGCCCAAGTGAATGAAAACTGATGTTAACCTGGTGGCTCACTGGCTGAGTTCAATGAAGTTTCTGAGACTGTGTCATCAGATTTTGTGGGAAACCTATAATGAAAAGTTGTGTCAAATTCACATTATCAGCCAATGTCTTTTGGAAAGCTAACAGACATTTTTCAGGTAAGTCAAAATTATACATGTGCCCTGGTTATTTCCTGGAACTTCAAGTATAGGAAACTCCCTGAGTTAAGCAAATGGAACTCGTTAATCCTTTTAAGACAATGTTGAACCAAGACACAGAATCTGGAGTTAAATATAAACACCCAAATAATTTGCCATTTTCTCTCCCAGGACCATTACACGGCAATGATCACtataatcaaaattttatttgcagtCTTTCATCACATGCATTAATTCCTTTAAGACCCAAGGGTTAATGAGGGCTTCTTATGGTTCATGGTGCTAATTGGAAATCTTGGTGGTGTGACTATTAACACACTAATTGTAGGCAGGAAAAACAGTagcaacttaagaaaaaaaatgtaggtaGTGCAGaaccttcaaatatttaattaaatgaccaaaaaaaaaaaacttctttgcTATTTAAACCCTTGAACACCCATGAACTGAAAGCAGACAAAGGGTTTTTAGTCTGGGGATAAGGGTACGACAGCAATTTCTTTGCatcttcatttaaatatttctcaaggAGGCTATGAAATACAACGTGACCTTTATTAAACACTGAACTGTCAAATACATTCAAGGCATTTAAAGACATTAACATTTTCATGCTCATTACAGTTCCTAAAAAACAAATTAACTAAAattcaaacatttcttcaaaacaaaaacgTCACAGACTTCTCCCACCAGACCTGGTTTTCTCCACTAAATCTCGATAGTACGGAGGATGGATCCAGAAGCCCAGCTCTGACTTCCAACGAAACATCAGCCGCGTTCTAGACCTCTTCACCCACAAGTGTCATCTACTGCAGATTCCCAGTGCCCCTCCGGGCCCTGGGTGGACCACTACTGGCTCACAGCCCTTCTGCCACCACTCAGCTGTCCCCTATACTCGTTAGCCTTGGAAATCTAGCACCATGATTTGGACTTTTTCGTTGCGATTCATAAGTATCACCAATTCCTCAAGTGTGGCCTTCCATTGTCAAAAAACTACCATTCTTCTCAAGAAACTTAAACCTTTTTGCAAAGTAGAGAACACTGAGAATTAGAGCGAAGCGAGCCACACATAGAACAGGAAGGTAGACATCCGCACCGTATGCAACAGCTCAAAGAATCACTTGGCGTTGCAAAATCTTTATCTGGCCAGAGGGCGGGATTAAAAAGCCATTCGGTCCCCAGGAACTCGTCGTGTTGAGAACAGAGCACATGACTCTGTACAGGAGTTGGCCCCACGCAAGACAGGAGACGTGAATCTTCACCTTGGAACAAAGTGAAGCAAGTCTCTCAGCCCACCTTCCCGTGGAACCTGGTTTTTATGGAAAACAAGTCAATTAAGCCTAAAAAGACAGTGGAATTGCAAATTATTTTGCACTTGAGAGGCTTTCATGATATAACAGTTAACATTAGTTTGTGCTGCTAAAAAGCAAAAGCTGTCTCAATGCCGAAGTGACCCCAGGACTTGCTGGAGAACCACCTCAATCTTTTATTCCTGTCGTCACGATGCTTCTGGACCACGTGATCTCTGCGAGCATGCCTCACTTTGGCCTTTCCTGTATTACAGAGAATCCGTCACTTCCTGCTAGAGATGTGTACCCCAACTCAGATCCAGTGAAAAGCCAAGGATCTGGGAAATCATTTACTGCCTCAGAAATATCTGACAATCACCCAAAGTTTAACGGTCTGCCCTCCGAGCTCTCCTTCCTAGAGGAAAGCTGTATGGggtgaggagggagctggaaGGTGGAAGCCTTCGGGAAGATAATGCTTACTTGCCCCTAGCACGCAGGGTTCTTTGCGGCGCCTCTATGGGAACAACTCCATGGGAATCCCCTCACCAAACGTGCGCTAACTCAGTGACTGACAACCTTGGCCGACCACCACCTGGGCCCTGGAatcaattattttgattttgattccAGGGTCTTTTCCAAGACCCACCGAGATACACCATCTCAGCAGGAATGCCAAGAAGCCCAAGTTTCTCCTAAGTTCCACGGCTGATTCACATGCAGCGGGCCCATCAGTGGCCTGCAGACCAGCTCTGGAAGCGTCTGCACAAACTCCTGTAATGGAGTCTGTGAATACATGGCATAAAGCAGGGGAGGAAAAGGGCCACATCACAGGCATTGGAGTAAAACCAACGAGACATGGAATGCCTATAGCACACTGAGAGCAAAGGTTacactttaataataaaaacaccaCCACAGAGAAGCAGGGTATTTTCCCGCTATTACATTAGCAGATACACAgaagagcaataaaaaaaagtggaCTGACTTCAAGCGACTGTTTCTGACGCCCATGAACATAGACCAGAATTACTTGTGGGGGTTTTCAAAATCTTTAAGTCCAGGCCTCGCTCTTGGAGAAGGCTGCAACGGGGGCCAACAGCTCTTCGGGATCTCTGAGGCTTCCTTCCGGGTGAGTCACTGATTTCGGTCGACTGGGGCACCCTGGGTTTTTTTGGGCCACTGTTTGGGGGTGTGGGAAGCTTTTCTGGCAGATTTACCAGCAGTCGTGAAGAACTTGGCCTCTGGCTTTTTGGGAGTCTGCCTTGGGTCTTTCTTCCCCAGTGAGgagttcctttctttctccagctCTTCTTTGACTCTTGGCTTCTTCCCTGGGCCTTTACCTGGGGTCTCGGGCTCTGCAGCTTTCGGGGGCTCCGAAGCTGGGACggcctttctcttcttcccacgAGGTGTTTTGGGGCCAGGACTCTGTTTTGGAGACTTCTTTCCTGTGGCATGCTTTTGTAtctaagaaagagaggaaagttaAATCcggggggaaaaaacccaattGACAATGTGATTCTAAGagttactgtttttattattaacacCCAACAGGTACACCGCAGCATGATGAAATGAggaatgacttttctttttgtctcgCAGACATTCTGAAAGGCAGCTGTATTCCATTATCAATGACTGTAGAAAGGACTCTGGGGGTCTCCCTGGTCCCAAAGGAAAACCATCTTTCCCCTTGGCCGAGGGTAGGGACTCCCGGAAGCGCCCCTGGGAGCAGAGCAGGGGGACCTATGAGCTAATCCTGATTCTTCTTCCCTTGCACACAGCTTAGGGCAGGGGGTTCCCAAACTGTGGACGTAAACCTCATTTCCCAAAGTCAGATTCAGAGGTCTCCGAGGGACTGTTACAGGCCAGGAATCGTGGATTTTCCAAGTGCCCAGATGACTGCTGCTGACCCAACCTCCTAGCAGGGGACTCTGTCACATGCAGATGTAGCTCATATAGACCgaaacaaccaaccaaacaacaCTCTGTTTTTGAGTAAATACAAATCAACAGattatggaaaatttgaaaaacatcaaaaacataaaactcccTAATAACTCTATCACAGAGCAAACTATTATTTACAACCTTCCCCCATGAGTATGCATGTATTTTAAAGCCAAGCATTATGCCcttttcccaaatatttcttctatatttcctAAGCACTATAAACTCTTACTAAACGTTAGCTCAAATACCTTTACAAACACTACTGCGAGGGCACATGACATTTTCTCGTTTTTGCCTCTAGGGTGAATGAAGATGAAACTTCAGTATATTACTACCCTGATCATGTTTCCCACTTGGGTTCAAGGACATGAACGCCTCGACAGCTCGTGACACACCCCCCCAGTCAGCTATGCTCTCCAATCTTCAATTTCCAACATATGATAGCCAGTCCCTTTAGAAGAAATTATAACAGCttactttttctaaaaacaaTTATACTTGCTTACAGTTAATATACGGATCATTTCTGTTAATTTCAAgtatattaaaaaactcaacaccagccctggtggcctaggggttaagtttggcgtgctctgctttggtggcccaggatggGTTCCTGAGCACGgacggacctacactgcttgtctctcagtggccatcctgtggcagcaacccacatacaagaggaggaagattggcagcagatgttagcttagggccaatcttcctcagcgaaaaaaaacccccccaaaacaaCTCAGTAGCACTTTGGGGGCACTTTCACTAGCAGATGAAAATTTTACTACCATTGGAGATTTTAAGGCTCACTGTTAGGACAAAACACAAGAATAGGTTAAGTGCTGTAACAGCCTTGGGACACCTGGCGCAGGCTGTGCCCTGAGCTACGATGAGTCTCCTCTGCACCCCTGTGAGGGCCGCCTGTTAGTCTCTTAGGGACCTACTCCCCACTTATTTTCAAGAGGTCTGCACCAACAGCTGGATGGATACTATACGAATGAGTAAAAACATCaaagaatcaaaaaataaaaactcagttcTTTGAAATGATCCCCTCTGAAACCCATGAAGTCAGATCTCTGTTGAGGACCCTGGGCGGCGGGTGTCCGAAGCGTTCAGAGGCCGGCTCCAGTCGCCAGCTATGTTTCCCACGACTAACTCTGCGCTGATCCAGGACTCACCTCACCTCCAGAAACCGAACCACTGTCCAAGGGTCCGCCCAGGCCTGCTTCCTCACACCACGGGCAATGTTTCTCACAATTATTAACACGTCAAGTCTCCCTGGATTCCAAGGTACGTAAAAGGTTGTGTTTACTACACATCATTCCAATATTTAAAAGAAGGGTAAACTATCTCCAGGGTTCTCGGGACTTTTCATCTATGACTTCAAAATGTGTGGTAGAAGAGGTTTCACCTGAAACAGATTTCTACAAACGATGGCCCCCACCTGTGTAACACTCCGACCTCCTTCACTCAGCAGTGCTCAGCTGACCCCGAGGGCTGCGGACTCAATCGTCACGACCATTAAACGTTAATACAGATACCTCCACGTTTTCTTTCGCGGGAGTTTTCCCCAGTGGTACCAGCACTGGAATTTCATCTTCAGACTCGTCCTGCACTTTAACTTGGGCTCTTCCTCCGCTGGCCTCTGTCTTCTCATGCTCTGGGGTCTCCGCCTTCTGGAGTGCAGGACCCTTCGCTGGAACACCAGTGGCAGGGGCCGCCTGCTCTGTAGCTGGGACGGCTTTAGCCTTCTTCTCAGCCCATCTCGTGGGccccttgtttcttttcttcgCCGTTTGTTTGtcaaaatattctcttcttttttgttttttctttgcttcctacCAAAAAAGCCCAGCATAATTTTAGTAGGAGATCCTTTTGTTGGTAAATAGATGGCACAGACTTAGCACCTGCAGTTCTGGGGGTTCATGAGCTCCCTGAAGGGGCCTTGACCTGAACGAGCTCCGAGCAAACAAACCCCACTACCAGCATTTGAACCCCAACTCCCCTGTGCCTGTGAGTCATGGCCAAACACGTACTTTACGCGCTCAATTACGTGTCACTGTGCAGAATCCAGGCATCTAAGGACGCAGTGAGTCTCACTTATAGGTGAGTTAAGAATGATCCTGAACTGTATAGTATGTGACGTGGATTacagctcaataaagctgttacactCTCCCGTCTCACCCCCAAACCTGACTTTTTCCCTGCCTCAGGTTGTGGCTGGAGTTAAAACTGTACAAAGTTTACGCAGCTAGAGGCCCAGCATCCTCACCAGAGTCCTGTGAAACAGCATCTACAACAGGGCCCCAATTCCATTTTAGCAACTCCAAAATCCTCGCAAGGTCCTCCACCAAATCAGCTGACAAATGGCAAAAAACTCCGACTTCCTGCTTCCAATAACAGCAGTCTGTCTTATGTTGGGTCAGCCTCCCAAAGAAAACAAGTAAGAAAGTGggataaaacagtaaaaaagcaattttttttccataaaagcaCTGATGAGTTGAACAAACtataagaaattcaaatcaaagacCCAGTGGGGTAGGTGAGCCAGAAGCCATTTTTGCCCCGAGCGTGTGTGCTGATCCCTAACTTCTGTTCCAACAGCTACGTGGTACTGGGGGCGGGAGAACAGCGAGAAATCAAACCCAGTGGCCACAGCCCACACCAGGCAGGGATTCCAAGAGgaacccctcccacccccccctCAGTAAGCTGGACCTCCGGAGAGTCACACCCGCAGGGGCAAGACAACAGGAGGGGGGCTGTGAGGGTACTGCCAAGGCTGGCTCTGAGTCATGCAGGGGAACTCAAAGCCTTGAACGTGCTCTCAGGTGGTCCCGGGCAGAGCGGCCCAGGGGGCCTGGCCAACGTAGATGTGAATCCTCCAGAGAAAGGGTCTTCATCTGACAcctcaaattatttctacaaataattttCCAAGTGCAATGACCATGACACAAAGATTACCAAGGACCTAAGGAAGCTGCAGGCAGAGCCAACCACCAAGGCTTCTCCTACGTGAGTTATCAGACAGACATCCAACAACGATGCTCAACACATTCCAAGAAATCAGAAAAACTGGGAGACTATTTACAGACAACGAGAAACCAAAGAAAGTAAAGCCAACCTGAAAAAGGACAAAGCAGGGAacttctagaattaaaaaataaagaataaatttgaaaactcagTGGACACAATTAACATGGCTGAAGAAAGAATTAGGAAGCTAGCAGACCGGTCCGACCAATAGCAAAAAGTGTGATTTTCTCCCCTTCTGGCTTCTTCTGCAACAGCACCAGCAGCCCTGAAACCTCAAACCAAAACCAAGAGGTCTCTGTTAGCCTAACACAGCCTTAAGTTTGGCCCGTAAGTAACAAAGTACTTAATAAACTAGATTGTGGTTTTCCTCTCTTAGCTCCTCTTGCCACTGCACAGCCCTCTCCAAAACCTAATTAGCCCTTttaggagaaattaaaaagtaagtaTGCACTTATCTCTAAATACCAGACATCAACATCTTAGCGTACTTGACTCGCTCCAACACTACTAGTCTCATGTGTAAAGCGGGAACAGTGACCAGAGGCACAGCGCTGGGAAAACACTgaaaggcaggcaggagggcACCACTTCCCTCTTCTTGGGGCCGTTTCTATCCTCCATTAAGCCTGTCCAGTATTTAAAATCCTACtaacttttttcttctgactAGGAGTGCACACGCCTTTGGCTTCATCTTGACTGCTGACAAATGAAGAGAAGATGGGAAGGGCGACCGATTTCTCAGTTTTCACGTACAAGAGTTTCACACTCTCCCACTTCTGAAACACAGAAAAGAGCAACATCAACTCCACGTTTCACTTCTTTTAAATGAACGATGAGTTGATGCGTCTGCAGGACTGTACCTCTGGCAATTTCTGTGAAAGCCGTTTCGTGACAGCAACAATGTTTTCCACGATGTGCTGAACCTGCATTCCAGTGTGACCGACGCGGATAGTACTGAAATTGAAtcaaatattagagaaaaagactgaaaaatcatttgttttcaaaataaagcacAGGCAGGTATGTGAAAAACGTAAATGcacaatcttaaaatttttttaaaggtagaaacCTTAAAATCTTTAggttctaaatatattttaaaggaaggtTATCATCTTTTGTGTTCTAAAAACACTCTCTCCTGCAATGTGTCACGCAAGCTGGTGATCGAGAAGGTGCCACCTAATGCGCGAGGCTGGGAGGGTCagtgggcagggccaggagctCTACCCTCAGTCTAGAAACCACAGGGCAGGGAGTCGGCCCTCAGCTTCTCTGAGGGCAGTTACCCCAGGAGTGGCTGTTCTGAAAGAACTACCCCCGGAAGGTCCCCCTGCCATCTTCACAGTTCCACTGCTCTGAGCCAGCTGCCACCTCTAAAGCAGTTCTCATCGCTCGTGTAATAGCGTCTTCCGGCCAAG
This region of Equus quagga isolate Etosha38 chromosome 7, UCLA_HA_Equagga_1.0, whole genome shotgun sequence genomic DNA includes:
- the RSL1D1 gene encoding LOW QUALITY PROTEIN: ribosomal L1 domain-containing protein 1 (The sequence of the model RefSeq protein was modified relative to this genomic sequence to represent the inferred CDS: deleted 1 base in 1 codon), translating into MDTSAATQASASTAASATTPATPAALEQLDTEQIKKAVDALLAHSRSRKNTNGLLLNENENFFLMVVLWKIPSKELRVKLALPHGIRSDLADICLFTKDEPNVTPEKTENFYKKLLNKHGIKTISQIIPLRTLKKEYKAYEAKLRLLGSFDLFLTDARIRRLLPSHLGRHFYNRKKVPIPVNLLAKNLSREINASIGGTVLNISKSGSCSTIRVGHTGMQVQHIVENIVAVTKRLSQKLPEKWESVKLLYVKTEKSVALPIFSSFVSSQDEAKGVCTPSQKKKEAKKKQKRREYFDKQTAKKRNKGPTRWAEKKAKAVPATEQAAPATGVPAKGPALQKAETPEHEKTEASGGRAQVKVQDESEDEIPVLVPLGKTPAKENVEIQKHATGKKSPKQSPGPKTPRGKKRKAVPASEPPKAAEPETPGKGPGKKPRVKEELEKERNSSLGKKDPRQTPKKPEAKFFTTAGKSARKASHTPKQGPKKPRVPQSTEISDSPGRKPQRSRRAVGPRCSLLQERGLDLKILKTPTSNSGLCSWASETVA